Sequence from the Primulina huaijiensis isolate GDHJ02 unplaced genomic scaffold, ASM1229523v2 scaffold37775, whole genome shotgun sequence genome:
ACCCTTCTCAAAGTCGGAATACGGTGTATGAAGAAGGTTTGAAGGGATTTTTTAGTTATAAGTTATCGGCTCCGTTGATGGTGGTTGGGGAGGAGAGCTTGAATGTGGTGCCTGGAGGAGGTATAGGGAAGAAAAGGTCATCTTCCGCTGATGGTGGTGTGATGGAGAGGGCCTTTCCAAGAATTTGCATTTGGGAATCTGAAGGGGAGGGCGGAGATATAACTTGTGATATCATTGATACTTTGCGGCCTTCGTGCTCTGATGGCTTTTTGATGGAGCAGCAAAAGCAGTTTAGGAAGAATCCTAGTGTTATTAGTGGGGAAGTGAAGAAGCCGGGACAGATGATTGGGAAAGGTCATAAGAATTATGATCTGATGCTTAATCTTCAATTGGGCATTCGGTAAGAATGGATCAAATGATGATGGATATAAACTGgtgttttgaaatttatgtgTGGAAATTTCATAAGCTGTTTGTTTTCAATATGATGTTTGCTGATTTGGTTTGGCAATTGTTTGTTAGGCACTCGGTGGGAAAGGATGCCTCAAGATTGCCTGATCTCAAGCTCAGTGATTTTGATCCTAAGGAGAAGTTTTGGACTAGGTTTCCTCCGGAAGGATCAAAAACAACTCCACCCCATCAATCACCGGAGTTCCGGTGGAAGGATTACTGTCCTGTGGTGTTTAGGTAActctttatcttttttttttccctgtcTGCTAGAAATGTGTAAACATAATACTTATTTGCTGTATCTGTTGAATTTTGTTGCTGCTCTTCTGCCTAtgtaaatttatgatttatattagCTATTATGGTTTTGTTCTAGTTTTGCATTCTAATACGACACTTAATGATTTCTCAGACATCTAAGGGAGCTATTCCAAGTTGATCCTGCAGATTATATGTTAGCTGTTTGCGGTACCAATGCCTTGAGAGAGCTTTCATCTCCTGGGAAAAGTGGGAGTTTCTTTTATTTAACACAGGATGACCGGTTTGTGATAAAGACGGTCAAGAAATCAGAAGCCAAGGTTAGTTGGCTATCTATGCAATTACCTATTTGTTAATCTCGAATGATGCTATCTTGAGTGAGCACGATAGCATAAGCTGAAGCTCTGAATTTCTTCATGATTTTTGTCTTGCACCGCTGAAATTTCTTGGTGCTATTTCAATTTGACAAGGCTATCTACTGATTATTCATATTTCTGAAATACAAAGTTTGGCTATTTGTTTCATTAGGTTCTCATCAAGATGCTTCCAAATTATTACCGACATGTTTGTCGCTACGAAAGTTCTCTGGTGACCAAGTTTTTTGGTGTCCATTGCGTAAAACCAGTGGGTGGCATCAAGGTATTTGGTTCTTGTTAAAAATGCACTCGTCCTGTTTGTGTTGAGTTGCTTCCTTGTCACAAACTAATACATATTGTGTCATTTTATATTAGACAAGGTTCATTGTGATGGGAAATTTATTCTACTCCGTGTATCGAATtcataaaagatttgatttgaaaGGATCATCCCATGGCCGCAGTACCGAGAAGCCTGAGGGAGAGATTGATGAAACCACAACCCTTAAAGATCTTGATCTCAACTTTGTGTTTAGGCTTCAAACCAGTTGGTACCAAGAACTAATGAAGTGAGTTTTGGCGCATCTCCTGTTAGCCTTatgtttttctattttattatgTCGATATTTTCCTAATTTACTAATTCATGTCGACAGACAAATAGATCGTGATTGTGAATTCTTGGAAGCTGAGAGGATCATGGATTACAGTCTTTTAGTCGGTCTTCATTTTCGCGATGATAGTACTCGAGACAAGATTGGTCTGTCGCCTTTTTTGTTGCGTACAGGTTATTTTTCACCATAATAAGTAATGCATTAAGTCAGTATTGCTAAAAGGCATGGTGAATTCTTATaaaatatcttatttttttGCAGAAAAGAATGATTCGTATCAGAATGAAAAATTCTTGCGAGGCTTTCGTTTCCTAGAAGCTGAACTACAGGACATGGATCGGATTTTAGCTGGCAGGTATGGTCCTTGCATTGTTATAATCTGTCTGTTTGGGCTCATTTTTTTGTGGTTCGGGTTTTCTATAGAAGTTCTTCAGTTGTGTGGAGTTATTAGAAGcaactttcttttgttttcttagTTATGATAGAATCTGCTTTAGGCTTTTTGATTATTCTGCTCATGGCCGTTGAAAGAACTGAGGAGCCGTTTGATAGTGTGGCTACGTTCTTTTGgaattgtttttatattttgcCTTTATTTGAATGAGATGATTCCAAGGATATATACCCTGTCCAAGTTAGATAAATGTCAAGAAACAAATATATGTGATATTCATATATTCTTTATTACGTTCTGAGTTAGGATTTGCACTTGCGCTTGATCAGGAAACCATTGATCAGACTCGGTGCCAACATGCCTGCACGAGCAGAGCGAGTGGCTCGAAGGAGTGATTTTGATCAGTACATGCCAGGTGGATCTGGCAATTTGAAACCTCGTTGCAGCGGTGAAACCTGTGAAGTAATCCTATACTTTGGTATAATCGACATTCTACAAGACTACGACATCAGCAAGAAACTCGAGCATGCGTACAAATCCTTACAGGTTGATCCTACCTCAATCTCTGCTGTTGGTCCAAAACTTTATTCCAAAAGATTTAGAGATTTTGTTCAACGAACATTCATCGAGGATAGATAACAATTCCAAGAAGATACTTCAAAACGAGTCCAAGAAGATTCTTGATAGAATCTCATGTGGGAATGGTACAAGCATAAAATTCGAGTTCTTGGAGATGGTCCTACCTGTTTTGCTTGTAGCAGTGCCATCCATATGTCACACGCACCCTTGGAGCCAAGGAAATCATGGGTTTTCGGGGATGAATTATGTACATAGATAGGGAGGGtggtttatatttttttagtgattTTTGGTGAAGAATTTAAATTAGTAAAATAGTCAGTGTTTCCCCgataaagaaattcaaattaCAAGAGATTAGGGGATTTTAATAATGATTGTATAGCTATAGGAGAAAAAAGTTATCATATGCTTACAAAAGTCTCATTTTTGTGGGAAccatattcttattttttttatagtattAAAGTATAACTTTGGTATATTTGATAACACGTATTTATATGTAGATTTTGTGTTCTTAAACAAATAATGTGCCTATTTTCAATTCGTTGACGCTAATCATCTTGTCTTAtgttacataaaatttaaaaaaaatcagcagaaatatattttttttttgggttttttttgagaaaatctAAATCATAAAAAGGGAAAGGTTGGGAGAGAAGAGGAAGTGGGGGAGGAGGTTGAGCACATGAAAAGAAGAGAAAGCAATGTAAAAGATGAGCCATTGTTCTTTTCTACttggaaatttaaaataattgtttccttctttttgaaaaaaaattgataagtCAAGGATGTAAACAGAAAATTTGTATCACCAAAGCAAAGGAGGAAATATGGCTCCACTTGATGTGGCATTGTATTATATTTTGTTCGAACAAATCTCgttttcatgaattattaaaaattaaatatatcaaacattatatataaacaaaacacaataaatcacCTACAATACTTTTGATTCATAtatgttttaataataaaatcaataataaattgttttaattttttatggtgCTTGAGatcttttttcatgaatgaatgTTTTGTGTGTGATTTATTGTATTTTGTTTATAAATAATGTACCATTTTGAgggaatattaaaatttttggaatgtgatgaaaataaaataaaacctttttttaaaaaaacaaataaaatttactaGAAACGAATGCgtttttatgataaaaccatATTAGTTGTTTTAAGGGTTTCTAAAAGCATCCAAATATTTTTTGGTAATTTGTGCAATTTCATATATTCTTTAAACATCCAAAACACTTGCGTTTGAGagattaaattgcatgaattaacaTACTGAATTACTTAGATTGTTAAgttattaatttcaaatataaaatgattaaaaggtagtattttattaaaataatttaaaaattggtTTAAGTCGTATATGCTATAAATTCGATAAGAGGATCGAATTTAAGAAAAAAGATAAGCTGTGGATGGACAGGAATTTTACCCGTTTCTTGAGGGTGTTGATCTGCACTAATTGATTCTCATTTTGGTTTATTTATTCgatcatttatcaaattttgagtACATTGACACATCTCACTTGTGAAAgaaatcatgcaatttaatATTGTTTATGTACCTTATAATtgtagttaaaaaaataaaggataACTAATGACATAACTTTGACATACGTGTGCTTATGGCAACGATGTATctcattatatttatatatatatatttaaaaataatagtaGTTAATTTTATACGATATCATGTTTTGATCTTAGCTTAAAAATGGcgtcaaaatattattattcgctcttacattttattattttcttttccatAACATCAtcgaatcaaaatataattaatcaGTTATATTTTGAGGGAGGTAGAGAAAAAGGTCATGGCCGGCCTGTTGTTCAAATTATATGGAAGAAACAGAACAGATAGCTATGTGTAAAACCAGCAAATCAATTTAGTTAATCAAAACAGTAGTACAATAAatcaaaccgaggcctgtagcttgtacagtttccttaaaacagattcgccccTTCCGGTATGTGCTCCGAGGATTcagcggacgtctgtttcccaggatacaacgggcAAACCAGCAGAGTTGTAGCACAAAGCACTATGCTAGCGAACAAAATCAGTACCTGAACTTTATCCGTGAACAGAGCAGAAACAGTACTGTAGCAGCAGAAGCAGAAGTAGTACTGTAGCAGAACGAACAGCAGAAGTACTGTAGCAGAACATAAGTACTGTAGCAGAACGAAATACTGTAGCAGAACAGAAGTATTGTAGCAGATGCAGTACTATAgcagaaccagaagtactgtAGCAAAAGCAGAAGTACTGTAGCAGAACGCAGAAGTATAGTGAGGAGAAAGTGGATTTTCGGTAGGTTTTCTTGGTTAGGCACATCCCCTATTTATACTTGTCAATATCATCCATACGAAAGGCCAAAAGTTGCCTTAAAGATGGTAGATGAATCACTAACAGTTGGGGAGATGAAGCACCAACAGTTAGACCATGCGAAAGGTCTCAAGGGCATGTGAAAGGTCTcaactggaaaaaaaaaaataaaagatggcATAGACTGCTAGGCAATTTTTGCCTTGATCGGTCCGACATTCGACGCACCCAGGTCGCGCTCGTACGCTTGCACACAAGTCAAGCCTTTTTCCACTGCAAATCGGGCCCATGATTTGCACCCCCCTGTGCCTGTGTGCGCGAGAGAGAGCCTCTTGACCAATCATTGTTACACCTCCCTAAAGTGTAACACAATATAAACTTACCTATACTACTTCATTTTTCCAATGTGGGACAAATCCACCTTTCAAATTTTCATTCACACACATGGAAAGCCCATAAGCCTAAAAGCCCATACTTTTAATCCAACACGGCCAGCTTCAGTTAGAGATGACAATTGATCGGGTTAGAGTATAGTTTCATATCCTCCGTCTCTATCATCATCCGCACTCATCGGGTATTCAATTTCATCATTTTTGTAAGAAGATTGAGTATCCAAATATCATATTACcatatataattgtattttatcaaatttaaattatttcaagtaAGCTACGGATATTTACTAatgtaagaaaaaaaatgaaatatagaattatcaaaataaatattatagaataaataaaaaatattacaaacgATTTATCCTAACATCATTATTCTACAAAAAAATAACATCAACtctatattaataattttcttcattCAATCTACTTAATAACATTCAACAAACATATTATAATTAACATCATAGCcgaaaaattttatatatatatatatatatatatatatatattaatcgaGTATTCAGGTCGGGTATAGTAGGATTCTTCAAGATCCGCCTACATCTCCATACCCAAAATTGTTCGTACTCGATTACTCATTTATTTAATGAGGTTAAAAAATTTCCTCCATATCTTCTTCCTTCTTCATTCGAATCGGGCATCGAATTCTCCATCGAgttcacataaattttttatccTTAGCTTGGATGTTATAATAAGACATTTCTTAGGACATATTAATGCAATAGtaatatctatattatatataaaggtTTGGCCATTGAAAAGGTGTTGTCATATATAGAAATTGAACATGAATTAACAAGTGTAACGCATTATTTGGAATTTATCTTAGTGGAAGCtaagtcattttctatttaaatttgattataaagaaatcatatatacattcctaaaaaaaaaaaaaaagaaagttgaAGGGTATTTATTCTCAAAACAAGAAAGCCCTTCCAATTTCTTGACATGAACATTTCCATATATGAAagcacaaaagaaaaaaaaagaatattttctcatttctttttttaattaatttgcaaTAAATAAagtgccacattataagaagtGCGCTTATTCAGCTTTTCATTATCACATTTGATtactataatttttattattattatcattattttaaaaaagtgtataaacataaatatattatttattttattaacaaaaaagCCAGTTGAGAGTCGTGTATAAGTCTCCCtctttatctttataaattatttattttcttataaccTAAATTCTCTTGGATTGATATGAACACATATCACATATGATAAATAAagataatacaaaaaaatactAGGCATACCCAAAAATCACATAATCAATGttcaaaaattataatcaaagaaaataattatataaaaaaatagataaatctGAAGAATGAAATCCAAATAGTGATAGTTGTTTCTTTTTGTGGACAACATACATGCACTCACACAGTTTAGGTCAACAATATTTTATACTTTGGCCCCTGGAAAATaagttatttaaaaatttgggacACACGTCAACTACAAATTTCGCAGTCAATGTTATTTGGTcggttaaaaattaaatatgtttatttaaataagtaGTTTTTAAAAgccattatatataaaatatcttcctttttttttaaacaaacgTCATCGGTGAGATATGTAATTTAGGTTTTCATTAGTTTACATTTAtcttaagaaaataaatttataatttgttacatatttcaaatcaattatttaagcaaaaattacgtactatttatttattttttttaaaaaaaagtaacgacgaatatttaaaaattaacgtGGTGAAATTAATccaattaaacaaataaaaaaatacatatgaaAAATCTCAACCACTCCACGAAGACTAACTTGGGTTATGACTTAAGTTTCTTATCAAATAATTGTCAATATTGTATTTATGCTCAATtaaatatttgtataatttttttaaaaaaatattactgttgataataacaaataatgacaaagacatttgaaaaataataaaatttcgaCAGATAAACAGCAAAATTCTATATTTAACACGGAAGGATGTATGCCAAAAAGCATACAAAGAACTTAAATAAAAGAGAGATtggattttatattaaatatttattacagCTTCTCCTTTTGCACTGTTCCACTTACGCCAAGTGGTTAAGTTTCGTATCATTTATCATTAAATATTTAGGTTTTTACTTAGACAAAAAGCCAGCAGTGACGGACAGAAATTTTGAAGtgaatcatatcaaattccaaTGCTATTTTAGTTGcacaaattttatatatcacTCAATTTATTCAGCAAATCCTGCATCGAGTCCTGTGCTGTTTGGCCAATATTGTTTTAAACGATtttatgagtcaattttgtgatacatatatcttatttttgAATCACTCGTTTGAGTAAGATCGACTATTATCACATATAAAAAGCCATCAGAGCGTCTTACAAGAGATTTAATTACTAAACTTATTATTGCACATGTCGCAATAATTTAagttcattttatttttcttgtttcaAATCTATActctaatatttaaatttggtgatatatatatatatatatatatatattttggttttttaataatatttatttgttaactaattttaaaaaatgtgcaaccattttttgaataaaataagaaCAACATATGAAGTGTGTTTGTAAACTTTCTttttccaataatttttttaatctatctgaacaaaataaaataaaaaaaaaaaacaagtccATAAATTCGAGACAGATAATATGAACTTATTAAGACCCGTGTGGTCCTGACAAATTGAAGACATAAATAAATTACACATGATGTTatctaaaaaaacaaaaggTATTCATTCAAAATTGTCTCTTTTAAAATCAGTCACTCAGAATATAACACTCACCTTGGGAAAAAAGCTGTAATCTGATGCAATTGGCCTTTATTTTCTGGGACCAATTTACATGTTCCAAAGCCTATAAATGGACAGAGACAAGACATACATAAATCAATCTTTGCTTAATTGTTGCATTCCTATCATTAATTCTGTTTATTTTGGCTCACATATTTCATCACACTCGAAAAAAGAATTTCAGCCTAAGTTTTTACCTTTTGAATCTTTTCGCTTtcattgaataaataataaatcacatcaaaatttcaaatttgtgtCCACAGCACATGCCTGTAATATCAAGAACCAAATATGGTGATTGGTGCCATACTTTCCACATTGATTATGtaatatatacatcatatattatatatatatgtgtgtgtgtgcgcgtgcGCGCACAAGCTAGCTGatgtaacaaaaaatttatctaAGCTCCGATTTGGTGTTGGTGCTTTGCCCATTTACTTGTATTAGATATGGGCTAAGCCCAACCTTGCGAATGGGCTCGGATATGTAGACGGCTCGTGGTGGAATCAAGTCGGATCGGCTATCCGAGGTTATTAGTATGTATGTTTTTGTTTGTGACAAATCTTTTTGCCCTATTAAGTTGATGATCAACGGATTTATTTTAGCTCCTTCTATATTATAAAAAGCTTAAAATTCTTAATTCCCCTCCATCTtcatcatatatattatatatcatgcatgtgtgagtgtatgtatgtgtgtatgtattatgtatgtgtgtatgtattGAATTGGTGCATTAATGGTAGGCCTAATTAAATGATGATGTGAGTCCACAGATGTTGGAAAGACGTTCATTTTGATGCAAGGACTGTATTATATGGTAGACAATGCATCCTTAATTCATGGTTCCATAGCTTTTATATGGGCCTTTTCAACATTATTACAGAAAAGTTATTATTAATCCATGACTTGCCTTTCTATAATGCTCCTATAATAAAACTATTTTCCCAATAAAGAGATATTTATCGGTAACAAAAAGTAGTTAATTAATCATATAAATATTCGCAAAGGGTTTGAGAAATTTCAACTACTTCATCATATAATTTAATACATAATACAAATACctaaatacaaatatatatatctatatatatatatgtatatatatgtatatgtgtgtgtgtgtatatatatgtattctcacaaacaaaataaaatataaaatttaatttttaagggCAAATAAGTCCATGGTTCATAGCTAGCTCCATCCGATCTTGCCAAAAGTTGGAAGAGATTTCTCATGATGGTGTACTCTTATTTGTCAACAAACAACTATTATACATCTTACTCATGATTANAACTTGTAGAATAATGGGACAGCATGTCTCAAATCTTGTTGTCTGGAATTGATTGTTTCCACAGACATAATTATCATTGGGAGGTGTTCACTTCTTAAACCACGATCAAGTTCGTGggcaaaattttttttctataaacTCTTTGTCGGCCAAGTAAATAATGGATAGATGTGACTTTGataatttagattaaatatattcaaattcattTGATGTTGGCTTCTTATGTTGTTGTTGTACTTGAATaaatatggttattgttttttaTCCAACAATGTGACAAAACTGTAATGATTTATCCCCCTTTTTTTGGTTTGAGGAAGTAATGATTTATGCTTTAAATTGAAAGAGTCAGTATCCCTTCAAATCCTATAGAGGAAGACAATCTCAAACCATTTTTTCACTAATTTGCTGTTtcttttaaacatttttaaaacttcctTTTCGTGTAATAGAAACAGAAAATGAGATGTTACTTTCAGGACATTGTCTAACAGTCTGTATTTTTCTCAGTAACCTCACATGTGAGCAAAAATGTCCATCTTTTGATGCAATTTTAGGATTTTATCCCAAGGGTTGGTTGAAATTTTGCAGACTAAAACAATTAAAGCCTTGTGTTGCATGCGATAGAGCA
This genomic interval carries:
- the LOC140968795 gene encoding phosphatidylinositol 4-phosphate 5-kinase 1-like, producing the protein MLEPVLFVKSVASLEDNEKKKTFQDGGEEKVIDSTTTTTPRSVVVIPRSKSQAGCRRVTPTSTSPAADTLEKLLPNGDLYIGTFSNSTPHGSGKYLWKDGCMYEGEWRKGKASGKGKFSWPSGATFEGGFKSGRMEGVGTFIGADGDMYKGSWSSDRKHGYGVKHYINGDCYEGQWRRNLQDGQGRYVWRNGNEYNGEWKSGMINGRGVLIWNIGNRYEGNWENGVPKGHGVFTWPDGSCYVGCWCKDSCKKESNNQILNVTFYPSQSRNTVYEEGLKGFFSYKLSAPLMVVGEESLNVVPGGGIGKKRSSSADGGVMERAFPRICIWESEGEGGDITCDIIDTLRPSCSDGFLMEQQKQFRKNPSVISGEVKKPGQMIGKGHKNYDLMLNLQLGIRHSVGKDASRLPDLKLSDFDPKEKFWTRFPPEGSKTTPPHQSPEFRWKDYCPVVFRHLRELFQVDPADYMLAVCGTNALRELSSPGKSGSFFYLTQDDRFVIKTVKKSEAKVLIKMLPNYYRHVCRYESSLVTKFFGVHCVKPVGGIKTRFIVMGNLFYSVYRIHKRFDLKGSSHGRSTEKPEGEIDETTTLKDLDLNFVFRLQTSWYQELMKQIDRDCEFLEAERIMDYSLLVGLHFRDDSTRDKIGLSPFLLRTEKNDSYQNEKFLRGFRFLEAELQDMDRILAGRKPLIRLGANMPARAERVARRSDFDQYMPGGSGNLKPRCSGETCEVILYFGIIDILQDYDISKKLEHAYKSLQVDPTSISAVGPKLYSKRFRDFVQRTFIEDR